The genomic stretch CCGGCTCCGAGCCGCCGTAGCCGATGGTGAGCCCCTCGCCGGCGAACGTCGCGCCGTCCGTCCGTTCGGGCCCGCCGCCCGCGCGCGCGTCGGTCGAAACGCCCGTGTCCGCGGGGGTCGAGCCGGTCGATGCACCCAGTCTGGTTCGGAGGTTCGTGTGGTGGCTCATCAGATCTCACCGAGTTGCTGTTTCTTGCGCATCAGATAGAGGAAGTACGGCCCGCCGATCAGCCCGGTGACGATCCCGACGGGGATCTGGACCGGGCTGAGCGCCAGGCGCGCGCCCACGTCGGCGGCGACCATCAGCGCCGGGCCGGCGAACAGGCAGCCGACGATCAGGCGCTTGTAGTCGCTGCCGACGACGTTTCGCACCACGTGGGGGACGATCAGGCCGACGAAGCTGACGATCCCCGCCGCGGCGATGCTCGCGGCGGCGGCCAGCACCGCCACGCCCGAGAGCGCGAAGCGGACCTTTTCGACGGACATCCCGAGCGCGCTGGCGGTGCGCTCCCCCAGTAAGAGAACGTTCAGCTGCCGGGAGCTCACGAGCGCGAGCGCCATCGCCACCAGCGTCCAGGGCAGGATCATGCGGACCTGCCCCCAGTCGGTGCCCGTCAGCGAGCCGGTCGTCCAGGAGATGGCGTTCTGGACGACGCCGATGTCGTCGGCGAAGAAGAAGATCCCCGTCTGTAGGGAGTTGAGGACGGTGCCGACGATGACGCCCGCGAGCACTAACCGGACGGGGCTGGTCCCCCCCTTCCAGGCGATGGCGTAGACGATGAGGAAGGCGGCCGCGCCGCCGACGGAGGCGATGACCGGCAGCAGCGTCGTCAGCCCGCTGAAGACGACCAGCGTCAGCAGGATCATCAGACCCGCCCCCGAGGAGACCCCCAGGATGAACGGGCTCGCGAGCTCGTTTCGGGTCACCGCCTGGAAGATCGCCCCCGAGACCGCGAGGTTCATCCCGACGAACGCGCCCACGAGCACCCGCGGCATGCGGATGTTCCAGACGATCAGCGTCTCGCGGGAGAGCTCGACGCCCGCCGAGAGCCCCAGCGTCGCCGCCAGCTCCTCGCCCAGCAGCAGCTCCGCGATCACGCCCGGGTT from Halalkalicoccus tibetensis encodes the following:
- a CDS encoding iron ABC transporter permease, giving the protein MAGENRAAERSTRAGRFGWLADAQLISLALASTLIVVAAGLVQVSFGAYSMSLAEAWRAVFDPVVWTNPGVIAELLLGEELAATLGLSAGVELSRETLIVWNIRMPRVLVGAFVGMNLAVSGAIFQAVTRNELASPFILGVSSGAGLMILLTLVVFSGLTTLLPVIASVGGAAAFLIVYAIAWKGGTSPVRLVLAGVIVGTVLNSLQTGIFFFADDIGVVQNAISWTTGSLTGTDWGQVRMILPWTLVAMALALVSSRQLNVLLLGERTASALGMSVEKVRFALSGVAVLAAAASIAAAGIVSFVGLIVPHVVRNVVGSDYKRLIVGCLFAGPALMVAADVGARLALSPVQIPVGIVTGLIGGPYFLYLMRKKQQLGEI